The Changchengzhania lutea genomic sequence TATTGATGGGATAGGGCATGCCATGTATGGCGATCTAAGCTTTGCCAATGGTATGCCGCAATCTAATAACTTCAACAGTTATCAATTAATTAGAATGGACCAAACGCCAGAGGTGGATGTTCATTTTATTAAAAATAATTTAGCACCAACAGGCTTGGGCGAACCGACTTTGCCCCCAGTAGGAGGTGCCATAGCCAATGCTATTTATGCTGCTACAGGTAAACGGCTTACTAAACAACCTTATATGAGTAATATGAAAATGGAAAAAATGGTTGGATAAGGATTTTTATGACGCACGAATTTAAAAATATTGTAAATGAAGCGCAAAATGCCGCTAAAAAAGGTGTAAAATCGGTTTTGGCATCCGTAGTAGCCTTAGATGGTTCTTCCTATAGAAGACCTGGGGTGAGAATGCTTATTTTAGAAAACGGCAGTATGATTGGCGCTGTTAGCGGTGGTTGTGTTGAAAAAGAAATTCTACTTCAATCAGAATCGGTTTTCTCATCTGGTGTTTCAAAAATAATGACTTATGATGGACGCTATCGGTTGGGTTGTGAGGGCGTTCTTTATATTTTACTTGAAGAATTTGCTCCCGATGAAGCTTTTTATGATACTTTTCAGAACTGTTTGACACAAAGACATGTATTTCGCTTACAATCATTTTGTTACAAGAAAACAGGAATTTTTAAGACTATAGGTACCCAGGTTTTAATCAATAACAAGTTATATAAGTTATCAAAATTTGAGATTTCTGAAGCGCAGAAGGAACATGCCGTTTTCGAACAACTTATGACGCCTTGCTTTAAGTTACTGATTATTGGCGCAGAACATGACGCTGTTCAATTATGTCAATTTGCTGCTTTAACAGGTTGGGAGGTCACGATTATTTCTGGTGTTTCTGAATCAAAATCAATAAGCGATTTCCCTGGAGCTTCCGGTTTTCAAACCGTTTCAGCAGAATCATTAGATGTCAAATCCATTGACAATCAGACCGCAATCATCTTAATGACCCATAATTTTGCCATTGATTTAAGATATTTGGTGACCATAAGAGAAACCAACCCATGTTACATTGGTTTATTAGGTCCCAAAAGAAGAAGAGCAGATTTATTGTCTCAATTCATCGAGTATTGTCCAGATATAGATGAAGCGTTTTTGGAGCGCATTCACGGGCCAGCTGGTATTAATATTGGAGCAGTAACGCCACAAGAAATTGCTATCTCTATAATTGCTGAAATTTTATCGGTTATAAGAGAGCAGGAGCCCATGCCCTTAAATCGTAAAGCGGGATCTATTCATGCTTAATAATGTGAGTTCGGTATAGACATGCCTGTAATTAACTAAAAATTAGTAATGTATGCTTTAATGTCAGGTTGAGTGCAGTCGAAACCTATAAAATTTATTGATTTTCATGACCTTTCAACTGTGCTCAAAGGGACAATTACCAATATAATTAACTTTTAAACAGAATTGTTTTTACGCCGAACTCACGTTAATAGGGATATCCAAATACATCATGCTCAATAAATCTTCAAATATTATCGTAGTGGTATTAGCCGCAGGCGCATCAACACGTATGGGTATGCCCAAGCAGTTATTGCCATGGGCTAACACAACCCTATTAAATCATAGTATTGATACCGTTTCAAAATTAGATGGACTGGCGGA encodes the following:
- a CDS encoding XdhC family protein, yielding MTHEFKNIVNEAQNAAKKGVKSVLASVVALDGSSYRRPGVRMLILENGSMIGAVSGGCVEKEILLQSESVFSSGVSKIMTYDGRYRLGCEGVLYILLEEFAPDEAFYDTFQNCLTQRHVFRLQSFCYKKTGIFKTIGTQVLINNKLYKLSKFEISEAQKEHAVFEQLMTPCFKLLIIGAEHDAVQLCQFAALTGWEVTIISGVSESKSISDFPGASGFQTVSAESLDVKSIDNQTAIILMTHNFAIDLRYLVTIRETNPCYIGLLGPKRRRADLLSQFIEYCPDIDEAFLERIHGPAGINIGAVTPQEIAISIIAEILSVIREQEPMPLNRKAGSIHA